Proteins found in one Pseudomonas marvdashtae genomic segment:
- a CDS encoding PfkB family carbohydrate kinase yields the protein MASLIAVGDNTMDVYLDRNIEYPGGNALNVSVMAARLGVRSAYLGRVGDDRQGQYLLDCLQQEGVDASRCRMLAGNNGWACVDSIDGERVFLGSDPGVCRQLRLDADDLAYIGTFGLAHSSLYSGLQDQLAQVRQASGCLSFDFSDNWVEFDWQALIQHVDIAFFSAAEHSSKQAVELANSLRAMGPAVVVITRGAQGAIAVDARGTYEQPALPCTFVDSMGAGDGFIAAFLLAWQARQCLADCLSEGVGYAGQVCGWNGGFGHGQAVDAERVQQLKRALNLQG from the coding sequence ATGGCCAGCCTGATCGCGGTCGGCGACAACACCATGGACGTGTACTTGGACCGGAACATCGAATACCCCGGTGGCAATGCACTCAACGTGTCGGTAATGGCCGCCCGGCTGGGTGTTCGCAGTGCCTACCTGGGCCGCGTTGGCGATGACCGGCAAGGCCAGTACCTGCTCGACTGCCTGCAACAGGAAGGCGTCGATGCGTCCCGTTGCCGGATGCTGGCGGGAAACAATGGCTGGGCGTGTGTCGACAGTATCGATGGCGAGCGGGTGTTTCTCGGCAGCGACCCTGGCGTGTGTCGCCAACTGCGGCTCGATGCCGACGACCTGGCCTATATCGGGACGTTTGGGCTGGCCCACAGCAGCCTCTACAGCGGCCTGCAAGATCAATTGGCCCAGGTTCGCCAGGCCAGTGGTTGCCTGTCCTTCGACTTCTCGGACAACTGGGTCGAGTTCGACTGGCAGGCGCTGATCCAGCACGTCGACATCGCTTTTTTCTCGGCGGCCGAGCACTCCTCAAAACAAGCCGTCGAGTTGGCGAACTCACTGCGGGCCATGGGCCCGGCGGTAGTGGTCATCACGCGGGGGGCTCAAGGCGCCATCGCGGTCGACGCCCGAGGGACGTACGAACAACCTGCGCTGCCCTGCACGTTCGTTGACAGCATGGGCGCCGGCGACGGTTTTATCGCCGCGTTCCTGCTGGCCTGGCAGGCACGCCAGTGCCTCGCCGACTGCCTGTCAGAGGGTGTCGGTTACGCCGGACAGGTGTGTGGCTGGAACGGCGGCTTTGGCCATGGTCAAGCCGTCGACGCCGAGCGCGTCCAACAACTCAAACGCGCCTTGAACCTTCAAGGCTGA
- a CDS encoding sigma-54-dependent Fis family transcriptional regulator, which produces MTLHDTQTIPSELAAFVNDHFSGRGLRPDGVIAQSWYRSVVQHRLDPGAASRKNILGAEDIRRHQEQHQQYLSIASQGVNGLARRVVPAGFAVLLSDEHGITLDSRLPSQHDAYTRSGLVVGARWDESEVGTNGIGTTLAAAQPLIIHREEHFLASNFRLSCSVAPIFDAQGLLRGCLNATCMNNEGPRESQYLTLQLVIMYARLIENAHFRQSYRDRLTLSLKPIDEIADLANEQLLALDESGRIIGANRAAFVALDLADNPRLLGARIDSLLPTTVDELLQLTKGGAQGVRLRGLRDEALLDVGLRIPSEQHRPLPVARPALQAHPELQQLAGSDARLQQNVRRVRKVIDKGIAILITGETGTGKEAFARAIHHASSRRAGPFVALNCAAIPETLIESELFGYRAGSFTGANRKGMKGKLELANGGTLFLDEIGDMPAHLQTRLLRVLAEREISPLGAEAPVMLDVQVISATHQDLHSMIGEKRFREDLFYRLAGMNLALPALRERSDRAELIDTLLAAQTDARGLRLDADARRCLFDYPWPGNIRQLLNSLRYAVALAEGGVIDLDCLPCELLTPQRLPMATGVKPQAGNLEEQLGGEESRHLLGTLRRHRWNISAAATDLGISRSTLYRKMKKHGVVAPNDQP; this is translated from the coding sequence ATGACCCTGCATGACACGCAGACGATCCCCAGCGAACTCGCGGCGTTCGTCAACGACCATTTTTCCGGGCGCGGCCTCAGGCCCGATGGGGTCATTGCACAGTCCTGGTACCGCAGCGTCGTGCAGCACCGGCTGGATCCGGGCGCGGCGAGCCGCAAGAATATCCTTGGCGCCGAGGACATCCGTCGTCACCAGGAACAGCATCAGCAATATCTTTCCATTGCCAGCCAGGGTGTGAACGGCCTGGCCCGGCGCGTGGTGCCCGCCGGCTTTGCCGTGCTGCTGAGCGATGAGCACGGCATCACCCTGGATTCCCGGCTGCCCAGCCAGCACGATGCCTACACCCGATCCGGGCTGGTGGTGGGCGCGCGGTGGGATGAGTCGGAGGTCGGCACCAACGGCATCGGCACGACCCTGGCGGCGGCGCAACCGCTGATCATTCACCGGGAAGAGCACTTCCTGGCGTCCAACTTCCGCCTGAGCTGCTCGGTGGCGCCGATCTTCGACGCGCAAGGCTTGTTGCGCGGTTGCCTGAATGCGACCTGCATGAACAACGAGGGTCCTCGGGAAAGCCAGTACCTCACGTTGCAACTGGTGATCATGTACGCCCGCCTGATCGAGAACGCACACTTTCGCCAGAGCTACCGCGACCGCCTGACCCTGTCCCTCAAACCCATCGATGAAATCGCCGACCTGGCCAACGAGCAACTGCTCGCTTTGGATGAAAGCGGTCGCATCATCGGGGCCAACCGTGCCGCGTTTGTCGCCTTGGATCTGGCCGACAATCCCAGATTGCTCGGCGCTCGCATCGACAGCCTGCTCCCAACCACGGTGGACGAATTGCTCCAGCTGACCAAGGGTGGCGCCCAGGGGGTGCGCTTGCGTGGCCTGCGTGATGAGGCCTTGCTGGACGTCGGCCTGCGTATCCCCTCCGAACAGCACCGCCCGCTGCCCGTCGCCCGCCCCGCCCTTCAGGCCCACCCGGAACTGCAACAACTCGCAGGTAGCGATGCCCGGCTGCAACAGAACGTGCGGCGCGTGCGCAAGGTGATCGACAAGGGCATTGCGATCCTGATCACCGGCGAGACCGGCACCGGCAAGGAGGCCTTTGCCCGTGCCATTCACCATGCCAGCAGTCGTCGCGCCGGACCTTTCGTTGCGCTGAACTGCGCGGCTATCCCGGAGACGTTGATCGAGAGCGAACTGTTCGGCTATCGCGCCGGCAGCTTCACCGGCGCCAACCGAAAGGGCATGAAAGGCAAGCTGGAACTGGCAAACGGCGGCACCCTCTTTCTCGATGAGATCGGCGACATGCCCGCCCACCTGCAAACCCGCTTGCTACGCGTGCTGGCAGAACGAGAAATTTCGCCACTGGGGGCCGAGGCGCCGGTGATGCTGGACGTCCAAGTGATCTCGGCCACCCATCAGGATCTGCACAGCATGATCGGCGAGAAGCGCTTTCGCGAAGACTTGTTTTATCGCCTCGCCGGCATGAACCTCGCGCTGCCGGCGTTGCGCGAGCGCAGTGACCGAGCCGAGCTGATCGACACGCTGCTCGCAGCCCAGACCGACGCCCGCGGGTTGCGGCTGGACGCCGATGCCCGCCGATGCCTGTTCGATTACCCATGGCCCGGCAACATTCGCCAGCTGCTCAACAGCCTGCGCTACGCGGTGGCCCTGGCCGAAGGCGGCGTGATCGATCTGGACTGCCTGCCCTGCGAATTGCTGACACCGCAGAGGCTGCCAATGGCTACCGGCGTTAAGCCGCAGGCCGGCAATCTGGAAGAACAACTGGGCGGCGAAGAGTCCCGCCACTTGCTGGGCACTCTGCGCCGGCATCGCTGGAACATCAGCGCCGCCGCGACGGACCTGGGCATCTCGCGCTCGACGCTGTATCGCAAGATGAAAAAGCACGGCGTCGTCGCGCCCAACGACCAGCCCTGA
- a CDS encoding ABC transporter ATP-binding protein: MAFLTLEGIVKTYGSFKAIDGLDLEVRHGEFIALLGPSGCGKTTTLQSIAGFVQPTQGRIVLDGRDITHVRPEQRGLGIVFQSYALFPHMTVAQNISFGLEMRGVAKAERSQRVDEALALVRLDGLGERYPKALSGGQRQRVAIARALAIRPNLLLLDEPMSNLDAKLREEMHIELRAIQRDLGITTILVTHDQVEAMTMSDRIAVMQKGRIVQIDTPYEAYERPHSPFASAFLGKTNAFAGAVQTRNERCCHVQVKDTLLHVPHEDRTLGNEVNVYIRPEKIRLAQAGHGRLNGRIRLRVFLGNLWLIAVETHLGMVHMTQPNLGTPPPDEGHEVGLDWSDDDLRLLDREVAHGQV, translated from the coding sequence ATGGCATTTCTCACGCTCGAAGGCATCGTCAAGACGTACGGCAGTTTCAAAGCCATCGACGGCTTGGACCTGGAGGTCCGGCACGGTGAGTTCATCGCTTTGCTCGGACCCTCCGGGTGCGGCAAGACCACCACGCTGCAATCCATTGCCGGCTTCGTTCAGCCCACGCAAGGGCGGATCGTCCTCGACGGACGCGACATTACCCACGTGCGGCCCGAGCAACGGGGGCTGGGCATCGTTTTCCAAAGCTACGCATTGTTTCCGCACATGACTGTTGCGCAGAACATCAGTTTCGGCCTGGAAATGCGCGGCGTAGCCAAGGCCGAACGCAGCCAGCGCGTGGACGAGGCGCTGGCGCTGGTGCGCCTTGACGGCCTGGGCGAGCGTTACCCCAAGGCACTCTCCGGAGGGCAACGCCAGCGGGTGGCAATTGCCCGCGCCCTGGCCATCCGCCCGAACCTGCTGTTGCTCGACGAACCGATGTCCAACCTCGACGCCAAGCTGCGCGAAGAGATGCACATCGAACTGCGGGCGATCCAGCGCGACCTGGGTATCACCACCATCCTGGTGACTCACGACCAGGTCGAAGCCATGACCATGAGCGACCGCATCGCGGTGATGCAAAAGGGTCGGATCGTGCAGATCGACACCCCGTATGAAGCATACGAGCGCCCCCATTCACCCTTCGCCTCGGCGTTCCTGGGCAAGACCAACGCCTTCGCCGGTGCCGTGCAAACCCGTAACGAGCGGTGTTGCCACGTGCAGGTCAAGGACACGCTGTTGCATGTGCCCCATGAAGACCGGACGCTGGGCAATGAAGTCAATGTCTACATCCGCCCGGAGAAGATTCGCCTGGCGCAGGCCGGCCACGGGCGTCTGAACGGGCGTATCCGCTTGCGCGTGTTCCTTGGCAATCTTTGGCTGATCGCGGTGGAAACCCACTTGGGCATGGTCCACATGACCCAGCCGAACCTCGGCACTCCGCCGCCTGACGAAGGCCATGAAGTTGGCCTGGATTGGTCCGACGACGATCTGCGCCTGTTGGACCGGGAGGTTGCCCATGGCCAGGTATGA
- a CDS encoding extracellular solute-binding protein, with protein sequence MNSHNSPSATSPFRPLSRLAAAVTLALAGLGSGAAFAEPTLYVAGVGGSTEQMYKTKVIPAFEKQHNVKVVYVAGNSTETLAKLQAQKGRQQINVAMMDDGPMYQALQMGLCAKLSDAPIYKDLYPLARISPEATGIGVVATGIGYNEEAFKQRGWTPPDSWEDLTNPRYKQLLGMPPVTNTYGLHTLVQMARLRGGGEKNIDPGFKALKDEIGPNVLAWVSAPGEMDGMMQNGDVVMAVYGSGRAVALQGTGFPLKFIYPKEGGIALQVAACGITPNAQPELSQQFIQYVLSPQVQEIQARENGFAPVNQTVTLEPEIAARMPYGPEKVNALIQVDWDTINQQRSEWTTRWNRTVER encoded by the coding sequence GTGAATAGCCATAACTCGCCTTCAGCCACATCGCCGTTTCGCCCTCTGAGCCGCCTCGCCGCCGCTGTCACCTTGGCCCTCGCCGGGTTGGGCAGCGGCGCCGCTTTCGCCGAACCGACGCTTTATGTCGCCGGTGTAGGCGGCTCCACCGAGCAGATGTACAAGACCAAGGTCATCCCCGCGTTCGAAAAGCAGCACAACGTCAAGGTGGTCTACGTCGCCGGCAACTCCACCGAAACCCTGGCCAAATTGCAGGCCCAGAAAGGACGCCAGCAGATCAACGTGGCGATGATGGACGACGGGCCGATGTACCAGGCGCTGCAAATGGGGCTCTGCGCAAAGCTCAGCGACGCGCCGATCTACAAAGACCTGTATCCGTTGGCGCGAATCAGCCCCGAGGCGACTGGGATCGGGGTGGTCGCCACAGGCATTGGCTACAACGAGGAGGCGTTCAAGCAGCGTGGCTGGACCCCGCCGGACTCCTGGGAAGACCTGACCAATCCGCGCTACAAACAGTTGCTGGGCATGCCGCCGGTGACCAACACCTATGGCTTGCACACATTGGTGCAGATGGCCCGGTTGCGCGGCGGCGGCGAGAAGAACATCGACCCTGGCTTCAAGGCCCTGAAGGACGAGATCGGCCCCAACGTCCTGGCCTGGGTGTCGGCGCCGGGTGAAATGGACGGCATGATGCAGAACGGCGACGTGGTCATGGCGGTGTATGGCAGTGGCCGTGCGGTGGCGTTGCAGGGCACCGGTTTTCCGCTCAAGTTCATCTACCCGAAAGAGGGCGGTATCGCCTTGCAGGTCGCCGCCTGCGGCATCACGCCAAACGCCCAGCCCGAGCTGTCGCAGCAATTCATCCAGTACGTCCTGTCTCCCCAGGTGCAAGAAATCCAGGCCCGGGAAAATGGCTTCGCGCCGGTCAACCAGACCGTCACCCTTGAGCCGGAGATTGCCGCACGGATGCCTTATGGGCCGGAGAAGGTCAATGCGCTGATCCAGGTCGATTGGGACACGATCAACCAGCAGCGCAGCGAATGGACGACACGCTGGAATCGCACGGTCGAACGCTAG
- the hisM gene encoding histidine ABC transporter permease HisM, whose amino-acid sequence MIEILKEFGPSFLWSDGYRWSGLAVTLWLLVTSAVIGLLVAIPLALIRTYGNRWLALAIQLYTLVFRGTPLFVQLLIIYSGLASLSLIRESPSLWWFFRDGMHCVILALALNTCAYTIEILAGVLRTTPRGEIEAALALGMTRRQLFILVLIPSMLRRALPAYSNEVIFVLHATAIAFTATVPDILKIAADVNAATFKTFQAYGIAALLYMLLACALVAVFRLAERRLLAYQR is encoded by the coding sequence ATGATCGAGATCCTGAAAGAGTTCGGACCGAGCTTCCTCTGGTCGGACGGTTATCGCTGGAGCGGCCTGGCCGTCACGCTCTGGCTGTTGGTGACGTCCGCCGTTATCGGCTTGCTCGTGGCCATACCGTTGGCGCTGATTCGCACCTACGGCAACCGCTGGCTGGCCCTGGCGATCCAGCTGTACACCTTGGTGTTCCGCGGCACCCCGCTGTTCGTGCAATTGCTGATCATCTACAGCGGCCTGGCGAGCCTGAGCCTCATCAGGGAATCACCGAGCCTGTGGTGGTTCTTTCGTGACGGCATGCACTGCGTGATCCTGGCCCTGGCCTTGAACACGTGCGCCTATACCATCGAAATCCTCGCTGGCGTGCTACGCACGACACCACGCGGCGAGATCGAAGCCGCCCTTGCCCTGGGCATGACCCGCCGCCAACTGTTCATTCTGGTGCTGATACCGAGCATGCTGCGCCGGGCACTCCCGGCCTATAGCAACGAAGTGATCTTTGTCCTGCATGCCACGGCCATCGCCTTTACCGCGACGGTTCCCGACATCCTTAAAATCGCTGCGGATGTCAACGCGGCCACCTTCAAGACCTTCCAGGCCTATGGCATCGCCGCCCTGCTTTACATGCTGCTGGCGTGTGCGCTGGTGGCGGTGTTCCGATTGGCAGAGCGGCGGTTGTTGGCGTATCAGCGTTAA
- a CDS encoding ABC transporter permease: protein MFLEGYGYLIFQGAWLTVQVATWAACVALVLGLLGALAKLSPLAPLRLVATVYTTLVRSVPDLVLMLLIYYSAQIGLNQMAEAFGGESFQLNPYGTAIGTLGFIYGAYCAETFRGAFQAIPFGQLEAARAYGMSHWQVLRRIRLPQMMRFALPGIGNIWQVLLKSAGLISLLGLNDMVQVAKQAGNATSRQMFFYLVVAVIFFAFAILSNLVLKHLERRYSLEPQRRVS from the coding sequence ATGTTTCTCGAGGGATACGGCTATCTGATTTTCCAGGGCGCGTGGCTGACCGTGCAGGTGGCCACGTGGGCTGCCTGTGTCGCCTTGGTCCTGGGCCTGCTCGGCGCCTTGGCGAAACTTTCGCCACTGGCACCTTTACGACTGGTGGCCACGGTCTATACCACGCTGGTGCGCAGCGTTCCTGACTTGGTGCTGATGCTGCTGATCTACTACAGCGCGCAGATCGGACTCAACCAGATGGCGGAAGCGTTTGGCGGCGAATCGTTCCAGTTGAACCCTTATGGCACCGCGATCGGCACGTTGGGGTTCATCTACGGAGCCTACTGCGCCGAAACCTTCCGCGGCGCCTTCCAGGCGATTCCGTTCGGCCAACTCGAAGCAGCCCGCGCCTATGGCATGAGCCATTGGCAAGTGCTGCGGCGTATCCGCCTGCCGCAGATGATGCGGTTCGCATTGCCCGGCATTGGCAATATCTGGCAAGTGCTGTTGAAAAGTGCCGGCCTGATATCGCTGCTGGGCCTCAACGACATGGTTCAGGTGGCCAAACAGGCGGGCAATGCGACGTCGAGACAGATGTTCTTCTATCTGGTGGTTGCGGTGATATTTTTCGCCTTCGCGATCCTTTCCAACCTGGTGCTCAAACATCTGGAACGACGCTACAGCCTTGAGCCGCAGCGGAGAGTGTCATGA
- a CDS encoding ABC transporter substrate-binding protein has protein sequence MKRCLIGLMLLASPLMTWAASEELRFGVDPTYPPFESKRPDGTLTGFDIELGESLCVELKRRCVWVENAFDGMVSALKGKKFDGILSALSITEERKAEIAFSNTLYDTPARLVAPEGSPLQPTAESLRGKRIGVQQGSVFEVYAKRMWGAKGVEVVPYQSSDLTYSDLINGRLDAAFDDAIAVAEGLLKKPMGKGFGYAGEVVKSPEIFGPGTGIGMRKSDTALAGEINQALERIHQNGTYERIARKYFDFDISPK, from the coding sequence ATGAAAAGATGTCTGATCGGTTTGATGCTCCTGGCCAGTCCATTGATGACTTGGGCCGCCAGCGAAGAGCTACGTTTCGGGGTCGATCCCACCTACCCGCCGTTCGAGTCCAAGCGACCGGACGGCACGCTGACCGGATTCGATATCGAGTTGGGCGAAAGCCTCTGCGTCGAGTTGAAACGGCGTTGCGTGTGGGTGGAAAACGCCTTCGACGGCATGGTTTCGGCCCTCAAGGGCAAGAAGTTCGACGGGATACTCTCGGCCCTGTCGATCACCGAAGAACGCAAAGCTGAAATTGCCTTTTCCAACACCCTCTATGACACCCCGGCACGCCTGGTCGCCCCTGAAGGCAGCCCGTTGCAGCCGACAGCCGAATCCCTGCGTGGCAAGCGCATCGGCGTGCAGCAGGGCAGTGTCTTCGAAGTCTATGCCAAGCGGATGTGGGGCGCCAAGGGCGTGGAAGTTGTGCCTTATCAGAGCAGTGACTTGACCTACTCGGACTTGATCAACGGTCGGCTGGATGCGGCATTCGACGACGCCATCGCGGTGGCCGAAGGCTTGTTGAAGAAGCCCATGGGCAAGGGTTTCGGTTATGCCGGCGAGGTGGTCAAGTCACCGGAGATCTTCGGCCCGGGCACCGGGATCGGCATGCGCAAAAGCGACACCGCCCTGGCCGGCGAAATCAACCAGGCGCTCGAACGGATCCACCAGAACGGCACCTATGAACGCATCGCCAGGAAGTACTTCGACTTCGATATCTCACCGAAGTGA
- a CDS encoding LysR substrate-binding domain-containing protein, whose translation MNLRQIEAFRSVMRLGSMTAAAEVLYTSQPNVSRLIAQLELSTGLTLFKRAGVRLIPTQEGQAFFHEVERAYVGLDSLKHSAKNIRNLGTGRLRVAAVPSTGLSLLPAVIKHFTSTRPELTVSLHVNSSPTVEQWVKSQFCDIGIVVHPGDVNSQHVELLAERAAVCVLPGAHPLAERAQITFEDLEGQPFVSLCHGDGTRAQVDGLFEQAGVERVMAVEAQYSAINCEMVALGMGITLAHPLVAKDYLHRQIVIRPFIPDILFPTYVIWPAAQTRTRLAEEFVDTLKAYYRDGD comes from the coding sequence GTGAATCTCAGGCAAATCGAAGCATTCCGCAGCGTCATGCGACTGGGCTCGATGACCGCGGCGGCCGAGGTGTTGTATACCTCGCAGCCCAACGTCAGCCGGTTGATCGCCCAGTTGGAACTGAGCACCGGGTTGACGCTGTTCAAGCGCGCGGGCGTACGGCTGATCCCAACGCAGGAAGGCCAGGCGTTCTTTCATGAAGTGGAACGTGCCTATGTCGGCCTCGACAGCCTCAAGCATTCGGCGAAGAACATTCGCAACCTGGGCACCGGGCGCTTGCGCGTGGCGGCCGTACCATCGACTGGCCTGAGCTTGCTTCCGGCGGTCATCAAGCACTTCACCAGCACTCGGCCGGAACTCACGGTGTCACTGCACGTGAACTCTTCGCCGACGGTGGAGCAATGGGTGAAATCGCAGTTCTGCGACATCGGCATCGTGGTCCATCCCGGCGACGTCAACAGCCAGCACGTCGAGTTGCTCGCCGAGCGAGCAGCCGTGTGCGTGTTGCCTGGCGCGCATCCGCTGGCTGAACGAGCGCAGATCACCTTCGAAGATCTCGAAGGGCAACCCTTCGTTTCGCTCTGCCACGGCGACGGAACGCGCGCACAGGTGGACGGGTTATTCGAACAGGCCGGCGTCGAGCGGGTGATGGCGGTCGAAGCGCAATACAGTGCGATCAACTGTGAAATGGTAGCGCTCGGCATGGGCATCACCCTCGCCCATCCGCTGGTTGCCAAGGACTATCTGCACCGGCAAATCGTGATCAGACCGTTCATCCCGGATATCCTTTTTCCGACCTACGTAATCTGGCCCGCCGCACAAACCAGGACACGCCTGGCCGAGGAATTCGTCGATACGTTGAAGGCCTATTACCGGGATGGTGATTGA
- a CDS encoding GntR family transcriptional regulator has protein sequence MKVAPPKSSDVAHLAPERKQVAWQAVQALLEMLERPEFGPTERIPAERDLAEHLGISRMTLRKALQTLIDRGVLERRGNRGTFVTAPGVERPLNTVARKGIAEVVEQAGARPGSKLLYFEQTQASARVAKLLKIQEGDPLLTIRRLRTVDQKPFCIETSYIPAARVPELVAGDLIEGASLYALLLSRYQIEIESDEGTLSIATMNDQEARLLDVEPGTAALVYRGVIFDRQGRPVEYLVSVNHPQRVVFKLADSRVNSDLLVER, from the coding sequence ATGAAAGTAGCCCCTCCGAAGTCCTCCGATGTGGCGCATCTGGCGCCCGAACGCAAGCAGGTGGCCTGGCAGGCCGTCCAGGCACTGCTGGAAATGCTCGAGCGCCCGGAGTTCGGGCCGACTGAGCGGATCCCGGCGGAACGGGACCTGGCCGAGCACTTGGGCATCAGCCGGATGACGCTGCGAAAGGCCTTGCAGACGCTGATCGACCGTGGGGTCCTGGAGCGGCGGGGCAACCGTGGCACCTTCGTGACCGCGCCCGGTGTCGAGCGACCACTCAATACCGTCGCGCGCAAAGGCATCGCCGAAGTCGTCGAGCAGGCGGGGGCGCGGCCCGGGAGTAAATTGCTCTACTTCGAGCAAACCCAGGCCAGCGCGCGCGTGGCGAAACTGCTGAAGATCCAGGAAGGCGACCCGTTGCTGACCATCAGGCGTCTGCGCACCGTGGATCAAAAGCCATTCTGCATCGAGACCAGCTACATCCCGGCCGCCCGTGTGCCGGAACTGGTGGCGGGCGACCTGATTGAGGGGGCGTCGCTGTACGCGTTGCTGCTATCGCGCTACCAGATCGAAATCGAAAGCGACGAGGGCACGCTGAGCATCGCCACGATGAACGATCAGGAGGCGCGCTTGCTCGACGTCGAGCCGGGGACGGCTGCGCTGGTCTATCGGGGCGTGATATTCGATCGCCAGGGGCGGCCAGTGGAATACCTGGTGTCGGTCAACCATCCCCAGCGGGTGGTGTTCAAGTTGGCCGACAGTCGGGTCAATAGCGACTTGCTGGTGGAACGATAG
- a CDS encoding SIS domain-containing protein, translating into MAIQFNQEAFISSLQQSVQIVDDAQQFGQELATRIDRIYFVSCGAPNRIMLGLQYWLERYSQTLEVRRYFPADFIDINPPRLDERTLVVLASKSGTTQETIAAARFLQDKPCLTVGVTQTAELPLAQAVQHCFLLGRTDEAYFGCFMILQALVGGILAKREGWPLLDKLTRSLKALPRALAEAAVNNDRRATEEARLYKDDRVMYFLASGPMFTTAYVFGVCVVMESQWLHCLPVEAAEFFHGPFEAIDATTPLLLLVGEDPSRAQMERVVRFCQRYTERVMVYDAKDFTMEGIDPEIRAIVAPYIVGIAVERIAAHLAVWHEQPLSTRRYMWKTEY; encoded by the coding sequence ATGGCGATCCAGTTCAACCAGGAAGCCTTCATCTCTTCCTTGCAGCAATCCGTGCAAATCGTCGACGACGCCCAGCAGTTCGGCCAAGAGCTGGCCACGCGAATCGACCGCATCTACTTCGTCAGTTGCGGCGCCCCCAACCGCATCATGCTCGGCTTGCAGTACTGGCTTGAGCGCTACAGCCAGACACTGGAAGTGCGGCGTTATTTTCCGGCCGACTTCATCGACATCAATCCGCCGCGCTTGGATGAACGCACCTTGGTGGTCCTTGCCTCCAAATCCGGCACGACCCAGGAAACCATCGCCGCCGCCCGTTTCCTGCAGGACAAGCCCTGCCTCACCGTAGGCGTGACGCAAACCGCCGAGCTGCCGCTGGCCCAGGCGGTCCAACATTGCTTCCTGCTGGGGCGTACCGATGAGGCGTATTTCGGTTGTTTCATGATCCTCCAGGCGCTGGTCGGCGGGATCCTCGCCAAGCGCGAAGGCTGGCCGTTGCTGGACAAGCTCACTCGCTCGCTCAAGGCACTGCCGCGAGCCCTTGCCGAGGCCGCCGTCAATAACGACCGGCGCGCCACCGAGGAAGCACGCCTGTATAAAGATGATCGCGTGATGTATTTCCTCGCCTCGGGCCCGATGTTCACCACGGCCTATGTATTTGGCGTTTGCGTGGTGATGGAAAGCCAGTGGCTGCACTGCCTGCCGGTGGAGGCCGCCGAGTTTTTCCATGGCCCGTTCGAAGCCATCGACGCGACTACGCCGCTGCTCCTGTTGGTGGGTGAAGACCCCAGCCGGGCGCAGATGGAACGCGTGGTGCGGTTCTGCCAGCGCTACACCGAACGGGTCATGGTCTATGACGCCAAGGACTTCACGATGGAGGGCATCGATCCCGAGATCCGCGCGATTGTCGCGCCCTACATCGTCGGCATCGCCGTGGAACGCATCGCCGCTCATCTCGCGGTCTGGCACGAGCAGCCGCTGTCGACGCGCCGCTACATGTGGAAAACGGAGTACTGA